The sequence below is a genomic window from Pelmatolapia mariae isolate MD_Pm_ZW linkage group LG9, Pm_UMD_F_2, whole genome shotgun sequence.
tgtgtgtgtttttgatgcTGATGTGGAAACACTGGCAGCGTCACCAGACTGGGATGCCAACCCAGGGCTCCCCGCAGGAGAAGCTGGCTTGAGATCAGAAGCGGCAGAAACTGAAGATGAAGCAACAGATGCAAATTTGGAGTCCGCGGGTACAGATGCTCTGACTGACTCGCAGTTCTGCTGGTCAGTGATGCTTAAGAGGTTCAGTTGGACATCTGGAACTGATGAATCTGGAGTTTCTTTGGTTGAATCCTCTGGGCTCTCTTTCAAGTGAGCTGTCCCAACAGAAGCCATTTTTGATAAGGATTCTTTGATGGCTTTCCACAGTCCCCCAAGCCAGGGATCCACAACCAACTCCAGCCTGGAGAGAACAAAGTTCACAAAATGACAGCAGCATAAACAAAAGAACACCAATTTGGGTTTAATGTGTCTTCATGTGCTCGGAAAGTTggatgtttacattttctttctctgcaaAACTTACCCTATACCATCATCTGCATAACCCGTAGCATAGAATTGCTTGGCTCCGAGTTCTTGTAGACGGCGCTCAATGGTCTTGCCACAGTTGCAGAAATTTGCATAATTTGTGTCTCCTAAAGCTGGAGCAGACAGAGGGAAACAGATTGAGACTCTCCAGCAACTGTTCAGAAAGTAAACAGCGCGCAATGCTCTGCATCGTGATGATATatacaaacatgtttttcaaattaaactCCCATACGGATAGATAAGCTACAAGGAGCGCTACCACAGACCCTTATAAAAGAATTTACCTAAAAGTGCATAAGAAAGGTGCTTATAGTGGTCAGTGGAGAGGGTCTTCCTCTTGATGTGCTTTACAAATTTTAAGGCATTATCCGGCGGTTCCCCATCTCCAGTAGTAGAAACAACAAAGACCACTGGGGCACTCTCCTTCTCCAAATTGTACTGGAACCAGTTATGTGAATGACGAGAGAAACACAACCATCAGTCAGCATCATATTTCTTAAAATGTTGTTGATGTgttgtttggtatcatttttcttttattaaacttttttaaactaTCGCTGAACTGAGGGCTACTTGgtaaatattttactttatacAGATATGTACTTCACCTAAAGTGattgtgtttgcttttatttgttgttgatatttatgcttttatggTGTTATGGCCTTCATGTGTTAATCTTTTTCTACCGTTCCTAAACTGGTGCCTTTATGGTAAAAATTCCCTTTATACAGATGCTactaaagaaaagaagaaagggtCAATATCTTCATTAATTGAGAAAAGTACATCACAACACACGACTAAGATCACTACATAAGTGAAAGCTAGAATGTACCTTCTCGTTCTCATTCAAGCAGCTGAGATCAGCAACCAGCCCGTGCTCCTCCGCCTCCTCGGCTATCCCTTCTGCTATGGACCGGGCTTGGCCCTTCTGAGACCCATACAAGACCACAAACCGAGGCTTCACTTCACAGGGCATGCTAGAAAATCCATACAGAACTGAGGTCATTTGTGCACTATGTTTATAACTAAATGACATTTTATAATTAACAATTTTCACAGTAGACCATGGCTGCTCTGATCGTGTGTTTCAGCAAGGACTTAGTGCACACAACCAGGAGGCTAATGCtgattcatttttatgtttacaaACTTGCTATATCCACTCAGGTGTGAGGGGTTGTCAGCTCAAGCATGATGCCAAAATTATGTAAAACAAAGATGAAGCAACAGATGCAAATATATCATTACTCATACCTAGTACTAAGAAGTCGATTTGCTAGGTTAACAAAAAGACTGCTTACCTATGTTACCACAGCGTACACAGGAAATCAAAGGAAGTGTTTGTAGACCGGTTCTAACTGTATATCTAGCGTATTAATTTAGTTCTGATCACAAACATTTGGGCTTGTAATCTGTGGTAAGCATACAGAGGCACATACAGTACTTACAGTAATTTCAAAGATACATCAACACATAGATGGAATTAGTGGACATGACAGTGAccgtaatattttttttaaaggaacggaaagaaaaacagatagTCTTTACAGGTGTTTTGGCTTACCAACATGCGTGAACATTTGACAGGTGACAGACAGACTGCCACAGAACAACCTCCGTAGCTTTCGCAGCCCTGGACACCACCATCAAGTAACCGGACGTTACGTCATTTCTTGACGTTTAGAGAAGTTACCATAATAGTGCACGTGGGTATTAGCGTGCTGTTTCATACACTTCATGCATTTCCGTGAAAAGCAGCGGATTTACATTGATAGCAAAGTTACAAGTTTCGCTAAAAGTTAGTAAGAGGCGACAGCTAACAACTTAATTCTGACAGATCGCATTCAGGTCACGTTGTCAAAGTATAAGTCCCGTCTTTAAAACACGAATCTTTGTGAAATATGCTTATATGGAATTACAATCACATATATGTAGTGTATTCAGTTCTCTGTAGGTGTTTACCTTTATAAAAGTGCGGTGAAAATCATACAGTAATATGTCCTGCCCTTCCCATGGAATTTTATAATATTGTCACTGCAATTCACGCGAGACCAGGTCACAGACTGAGATTGAACGAGATCGGGCGAAACCATATTgtaaaaaagtgtctttttacTTTAATTCTTACAATATTCTAAGTGCTATGAGgcgataattatttttttagaaTATGTATAAACTTTTTTGCTAATTTCTTAATGCTATCTTATAAAGAAAGAGATTACAACTGTGTTATAGGATACACTTAGCAGTACTTGGTTCCGCCCTCTCCGCCCGCGGAGCCTTCCAGAAGTCGCCGGCGGACCCGTGCGGCTCACAGCTTAGTCACACTCCAGATTTCTATTATTAAAACTCATTATTTCATTCTTTATATACTTAATACGTGACCCAATCCCTCCGTCAACATGTCCACTTTGGGGACACTGGCTTTCGATGAGTATGGAAGGCCTTTTATCATCATTAAAGACCAGGATAAGAAGACACGGTTAACGGGCATTGACGCATTGAAGGTACAATGGGCTAGCAAGCGCTACATAGCTTTTCGTTAGAAAGCTGCTATTTTACAGTTAGTTTAATGAGCTGGGTACGCAGATCTCGTATGACAGGTGGATTGCGATTACTAAGCACAGGTTCATAATGTAATCTTAAGTTGTTTGTGCAAGAGCATCTCTATAGCATTAGCTAAATAACTAGCCAGTCATGCTAATGGTGGGGCCCATGTGCTTTCTGTAATGCGTTTAGCCGGTAGGTGCTGCTGACAGGGCTGTGCCCACTTCTCTCATCGGTGATGCACAgaattttaagttttaggtttttCAGGCAAAGGAGAGTTCTACCTGTctttggaataaaataaaaacgtgTGCATGACTCGGAAATGTTTCTATTTTGCAGTCTCATATTATGGCAGCCAAGGCAGTCGCGTCAACGCTTAAAACGTCTTTGGGACCAAATGGTGAGTCTGAACCAGTGTAGTGTTGTCATACCAAACTGTCCAAACGGTTTGTCATTTTGAAAGTGAAGCCTTTGTGTTTGAAACTATATGTCATTATTGCTTTTCGGGAATTAGAGTTGGCCGTTAGAATACCGATTTTTAACACTTATTTCtcctgtggcttttttttttctttttactttttccatGCAGGTCTTGATAAAATGATGGTTGACAGAGATGGAGAGGTAACTGTCACCAACGATGGCGCCACCATTCTCAGCATGATGGATGTGGACCACCAGATTGCCAAGCTTATGGTGGAGCTGTCAAAGTCCCAAGATGATGAGATTGGTGATGGAACCACTGGAGTTGTAGGTATGGAAaaggaagatgaggaggatgggtttttttgttttgttttttaaataaaaaaacaaatacagactTGGGACTACTTGGGAGAAGTTCTGATGCTCTCAATGTAGACTCTTCCATCGTATGAGGGAACTTTTATCTAAACTATGGTTGTAGATTGATTAGGTTTTGCATTTGCATCTTCTCTGTTGCCCTCAGTTCTGGCCGGAGCTCTGCTGGAACAGGCTGAGCAGCTGCTGGACCGCGGAATCCATCCCATCAGGATCTCTGACGGTTACGACCAGGCCGCACGTATCGCCACCGAGCAGTTGGACAAAATTGCTGAAACCTTCCCCTACGATCCCAACAATACAGAACCTCTCATTCAAACAGCCATGACAACACTGGGATCCAAAGTGTAAGTCCCCCATACAAAATATTGTTGggttatttctttttgtttaaattagtGTTATTTTTACTATTATGTTATAACTAATACAATTAACAGTAATTATTTTGGACTAGTTTCCTCTCCTTGTCTACATTTCCAAATGCTCTTTTGACCTAGCTGGCACGTCTTTTTCTACATTGTCATAGAGCAGATAATAACAACTGTCAGTAGAGAGATTTTCTGATTATTATTCTGTTTTTGAGTTAAGGAAGGGAAAAGATGTTGTTTCAATACATTTTGTTAAACAAAATCTCTAAAGTTCTTCCAGCATGGATGCAAAAatatttctgttcattttaaatgaatctgCACTTGTGTTTCTGTCAGAACTGACACAGACGTGTCATCATGCAACAGGCAGACACTTGTCACTGAAAAATGTTGAAAAGCAGACATAGATGAACAGGCGTTATGAATCAATGTAGccagtgatttttatttttgtttggtttttttgtcaAGTTTGTCTACTAACTTATGAATCCACTTTATCCACAAGTCCTCTGCTCACACAGTGatgtgctgcacattttgtAGCCAGCACTTTTTGTTCAAGGCTTTAATGTAATGTGTTCCTATACTTAGGACAGCTTAGGTCACACTTTTGTCAGCTATATTGTCTCTACCACACTGCATGATATTCATCATAAAATAGACCCAACTACTTGATCATGAATAAGTTCATGGAGCTTTATGGTCATTTAAACATTTAGAATATGCTTTCACTCAAATGCAAAACcttttttcaatgtttttgcAATAGCGTTGTTACCACGCTTTATCTAAAGTTCTGTTTGTCTTTCAGCATCAACCGGTGCCACAGACAGATGGCAGAGATTGCAGTGAATGCCATCCTCACTGTGGCCGATATGGAGAGGAAGGATGTCGACTTCGAGCTCATCAAGATGGAAGGCAAGGTCGGAGGAAAGCTGGAGGACACACAGCTCATCAAGGGAGTCATAGTCGACAAAGAGTTCAGCCACCCCCAGATGCCCAAGGTATGATAGATGGGAATTTGTAACACAATGTCATTGGCTGTCTAGCTGTCTGGTGTTTGATCAAAAAGAATCAAATCAGTTGAAAGTTTATGGggcaaaataaatgtttctgttCTGACCTCCTTCTGTAAAATTTGATTAACAGCTTGTCCTTTGTTATTTCACAGGTTCTGAAAGATGCTAAAATTGCCATTCTTACCTGCCCGTTTGAGCCTCCTAAGCCCAAGACCAAGCATAAGCTGGATGTGACTTCTGTGGAAGACTACAAAGCGCTccagaaatatgaaaaagagaaatttgAGGAGATGATCCAACAGGTTGGTACCCTCAGAGTCTGCTAACAACTGATGTTTAACCATTTCATTTATTGACTGATTAACATAGAAATCGCAGCCGCAAATAAGTATACACATATCGGCACACATGCTTATGGACACATGTTTATTTTAGGTCAAAAGTAATGGGGCTAACTTGGCCATCTGCCAGTGGGGCTTTGATGATGAAGCCAACCATCTTCTGCTGCAAAATGACCTGCCTGCTGTGCGTTGggttggagggcctgagattgAGGTAAGACGAGATGCAAAATTACTCTTTaatcaaacacttttttttgtcctttatcACTTTGATCAGTCAGGTATTTGCAACTTTTTGCCATATGTTACATCAAGTACAAAATATAAAGTGGAGTTTATGTTGAAGTGTCGGTATCAATTGTTTGTCTGCAGTTGATAGCAATAGCTACAGGAGGCCGCATTGTCCCAAGGTTCTGTGAGCTGACACCGGAGAAGCTCGGCACAGCTGGTTTGGTGAAGGAGATCTCCTTCGGCACTACCAAGGATCACATGTTGGTTATCATGGAGTGCAAAAACACCAGAGCTGTGACCATTTTCATCCGTGGAGGCAACAAAATGGTGAGCCCAAAAGCAAATTCATAattacatgttttgttttgttttttttattattattccagtTTGATTAAGTGTCATTATCTTTCTTGATAGATCATCGAGGAGGCTAAGCGTGCTCTCCATGATGCTCTGTGCGTAATCCGCAATTTGGTCAAGGACAACAGAGTCGTGTACGGAGGTGGTGCTTCAGAGATCGCATGTGCCCTAGCTGTCAACCAGGCTGCAGACAAAGTAAGAGAAATTGCATCAGAGACTTTCTGACCTCAGCATTTACGATAAACACGATTGTGTTCCTGTTCGACTCTCATTGACATCTGTCAATTTCCTTTTCAGTGCCCGTCATTGGAACAGTATGCCATGAGGTCTTTTGCTGATGCTTTAGAGGTAATCCCAATGGCGCTGGCTGAGAACAGCGGGCTGAACCCCATCCAGACcatgacagaggtcagagccAAACAAGTCAGAGAGAACAACCCATTCCTGGGCATTGACTGtttacacaaaaacaccaatGGTAAGGAACCACCTACACTGCACATAATACACCGCAGTAGATACTGAACTAAACATGGCTTCAGTCTGGATTACTACCTTTGGAGATGACAGCACTGCACTTCAATGTTAAAGCACAATGATTTATtgaattctttattttttttcctcccttcttTCCCCCTGTAGACATGAAGCAACAGCATGTGATCGAGACCCTGATTGGCAAGAAGCAGCAGATCCTGCTCGCTACTCAGGTAGTCAAGATGATCCTGAAGATAGACGACATCCGAAGCCCCGGGGAGACCGAGGACTGAAGCCCTCCTGAACACGAGAAAGGCTCGGGCGGTCTCTTGAACAAATGCCGTTCTAGAGGTTTTCAGCACTTCCCCGAGCATCGTGTCCAAGCTGCACCACGAATCGCTATTTATAGTTGGATACAACATGTTCAAGCTGTTGTAGTACCAGAGTCACCATTAAAATGTTGGtctgttgaaatttccacactTTTGCTTTCaagttctttattttatttattttatttttttattcaagaagATATAACAGAAGATATAATTTCAGCAATTATTTACAAGATTATGTAATGAATCAATGCACTCTTGAAATAGTTCATATTTAATGTTTATGATCTGAGATTAACAAAACAGTATACATATAGTTTTGATTTAAATTCTTATTTCACTAACATTAATATCATAATTTCCTAAACCCCTAAGATAACAtggatgcttttttttctgctatGGCTTTTTGCCTATATAAGTCAAAATTTTGCTTCAATAtatcaaaattttgagttaataactTGAACTTTGAAGGTCTTTATTGTCAATATGGAGTTAGTAAATTTCAAACTAATCCTAACCCAAATTTGCAGTTAGATATACAATAACCTGAAATTTTGATTTACGGATGGCAAAAAACAGTTGCTGATACAAGCTTCCATCAATATTCAGACAAAACCAACAGAAAAACTCATTATGAGCACCTCTTACTGATCGTCTTATAATGTTCTGATTAATTATTGTGGATATGAATATATAAAGCAGAGTTTTAAGGTGTTTCCTGACATTCCCATTTACATGTACTTGTTGAGCCAGTTGAGCAGGTCTTTTCTGGCCTCCTGGATGTAGGGTTTGTCAGCGGGGTTGATGTCCTCTCGCTTGCGGTGGACAAATCCGTGAGTCTGACCAGGAAATATCTTCACCTGGTAGTCCACTTTGCATTTCTCCTTCAAGTTGGCTTCAAGAGCACTCACCTGATGGGCAAAAATGATGTCAGCGCACATGTCATGGCAGAAATTCTGACATTTTTAAGTTAACATTGTCTGTTGCTGCAACAAAAGTTGCTGTTAAAACTAATCGGTCCACAATTCACACTAACCTGATCCAAAGGGATAACGCTGTCATTCTCTGCAAAGATGAACAGTGTTGGACTCTTCAGCTCATacctgtcctctctctctcgaACTATTCCTGTACAGGATCACATAAAACCATTACGAAAACATTTTCCGTTTACCATACCGCGTGTTCTGCTGTAACAATGGCATACCATAAACAGACACTCCAGCTTTGATCTCTGGATACAGTAAGGCCAGGTAATGTGTGGCAACCCCTCCCCAGCAAAAGCCTACTACTCCGATATGTTTGGCTCCGCATTGATTCTTCAGGAACTTCAGCACTGCATCCACCTCTCTGAGAAGGAAAAGTTCAATGAGTGTACGCTATCACAAAAGCCTGGGGTCATAAAGCTATCAAAGCTATGAGTAGCTGCTGCATTACGTAATTCACGCGTTTGTTTACTTGTTAATAGCTGTCGGCTTCTTGTCCTGAAGCCACTCTTGAAAGTTGGACCAGTCTTTTGTTGGATTCCAAGGTTCCTTTCCAACAAAGAAGTCTGGACAAATGGCTCTGCTCacaataaaa
It includes:
- the cct5 gene encoding T-complex protein 1 subunit epsilon; amino-acid sequence: MSTLGTLAFDEYGRPFIIIKDQDKKTRLTGIDALKSHIMAAKAVASTLKTSLGPNGLDKMMVDRDGEVTVTNDGATILSMMDVDHQIAKLMVELSKSQDDEIGDGTTGVVVLAGALLEQAEQLLDRGIHPIRISDGYDQAARIATEQLDKIAETFPYDPNNTEPLIQTAMTTLGSKVINRCHRQMAEIAVNAILTVADMERKDVDFELIKMEGKVGGKLEDTQLIKGVIVDKEFSHPQMPKVLKDAKIAILTCPFEPPKPKTKHKLDVTSVEDYKALQKYEKEKFEEMIQQVKSNGANLAICQWGFDDEANHLLLQNDLPAVRWVGGPEIELIAIATGGRIVPRFCELTPEKLGTAGLVKEISFGTTKDHMLVIMECKNTRAVTIFIRGGNKMIIEEAKRALHDALCVIRNLVKDNRVVYGGGASEIACALAVNQAADKCPSLEQYAMRSFADALEVIPMALAENSGLNPIQTMTEVRAKQVRENNPFLGIDCLHKNTNDMKQQHVIETLIGKKQQILLATQVVKMILKIDDIRSPGETED
- the cmbl gene encoding carboxymethylenebutenolidase homolog isoform X1, giving the protein MSQQMANEAKPCPCDIGDRMEYGALGQEVQIEHFKAYVVKPSTASDKAIIVIQDIFGWQLPNTRYMADMLAANGYIAICPDFFVGKEPWNPTKDWSNFQEWLQDKKPTAINKEVDAVLKFLKNQCGAKHIGVVGFCWGGVATHYLALLYPEIKAGVSVYGIVREREDRYELKSPTLFIFAENDSVIPLDQVSALEANLKEKCKVDYQVKIFPGQTHGFVHRKREDINPADKPYIQEARKDLLNWLNKYM
- the cmbl gene encoding carboxymethylenebutenolidase homolog isoform X2, which translates into the protein MANEAKPCPCDIGDRMEYGALGQEVQIEHFKAYVVKPSTASDKAIIVIQDIFGWQLPNTRYMADMLAANGYIAICPDFFVGKEPWNPTKDWSNFQEWLQDKKPTAINKEVDAVLKFLKNQCGAKHIGVVGFCWGGVATHYLALLYPEIKAGVSVYGIVREREDRYELKSPTLFIFAENDSVIPLDQVSALEANLKEKCKVDYQVKIFPGQTHGFVHRKREDINPADKPYIQEARKDLLNWLNKYM